A single region of the Phycisphaerae bacterium RAS1 genome encodes:
- the rhlE gene encoding ATP-dependent RNA helicase RhlE, protein MRARESVFLTTFASLGLCPPILRAVAEEGYSSPTPIQAQAIGPALRGRDLLACAQTGTGKTAAFALPILQRLFAPSSSDPRRPTKGPRALVLAPTRELATQIGESFRTYGRHTGLRHAVIFGGVNQFHQVRALQSGVDVLVATPGRLLDLLEQRLVQLAGVEVLVLDEADRMLDMGFIRPIRQIEAQLRPPGRRQTLMFSATLAPPIIKLAASMLSDPLQLTVAPAQQKPLQIEQSVYMVPRARKPGLLRHLLADAAIKRAVVFTRTKHGAERLSRQLNQHGVVSDAIHGNKAQNQRQRALAAFRDGRARVLVATDVAARGLDVDGITHVFNFDLPIEPEAYVHRIGRTGRAGAAGVALSFCDGDEHQHLKAIERLIGKRLPAMRALPDFPQLDEIARARPPQRRSTPARPSPRGRGTRGRVMTAIR, encoded by the coding sequence GTGCGGGCCAGAGAGAGTGTATTTTTGACTACGTTTGCGTCTTTAGGTCTTTGCCCACCCATCCTGCGCGCGGTCGCCGAAGAGGGCTATTCGTCACCCACGCCCATCCAGGCGCAAGCCATCGGGCCCGCTTTGCGGGGACGCGATCTGCTCGCCTGCGCCCAGACCGGCACAGGCAAGACCGCCGCGTTCGCACTCCCGATCCTGCAGCGCCTCTTCGCGCCGAGCAGCTCCGATCCGCGGCGCCCGACGAAAGGGCCTCGTGCACTCGTGCTGGCCCCAACCCGGGAGCTGGCCACCCAGATCGGCGAGTCATTCCGGACATACGGCCGCCACACGGGGCTGCGCCACGCCGTCATCTTTGGCGGCGTGAATCAGTTTCATCAGGTCAGAGCCTTGCAGAGCGGTGTGGACGTGCTCGTTGCCACGCCCGGCCGGCTGCTGGACCTGCTTGAACAGCGGCTCGTGCAACTTGCCGGCGTCGAAGTTCTGGTGCTCGATGAGGCCGACCGCATGCTGGACATGGGCTTCATTCGGCCCATCCGCCAGATCGAGGCGCAGCTTCGTCCGCCGGGCCGCCGGCAGACGCTGATGTTCTCGGCCACCCTTGCGCCGCCGATCATCAAGCTGGCGGCGTCGATGCTGAGCGACCCACTCCAATTGACGGTCGCCCCCGCCCAGCAGAAGCCGCTGCAGATCGAGCAATCGGTCTACATGGTTCCGCGCGCCCGCAAGCCCGGGCTGTTACGGCATCTGCTGGCGGATGCGGCGATCAAGCGCGCCGTCGTGTTCACCCGGACCAAGCACGGCGCGGAACGGCTCAGCCGCCAGTTGAACCAGCACGGCGTGGTATCCGACGCGATTCACGGCAACAAGGCGCAGAACCAGCGTCAACGGGCGCTCGCGGCATTCCGTGACGGCCGTGCACGCGTCCTGGTGGCCACGGACGTGGCCGCCCGCGGGCTGGATGTCGACGGCATCACCCACGTGTTCAATTTCGACCTGCCGATCGAGCCGGAAGCCTACGTGCACCGCATCGGCCGTACGGGCCGGGCCGGCGCCGCGGGCGTCGCGTTGTCGTTCTGCGATGGCGACGAGCATCAGCATCTGAAGGCGATCGAGCGCTTGATCGGAAAACGGCTGCCCGCGATGCGTGCGTTGCCCGATTTTCCGCAGCTTGACGAAATCGCGCGGGCTCGGCCGCCGCAGCGGCGATCCACACCGGCACGGCCTTCGCCGCGGGGGCGCGGAACGCGAGGGCGCGTCATGACCGCAATCCGCTGA
- the ptpA_3 gene encoding Prolyl tripeptidyl peptidase precursor, with product MTLRSRVSSMFVIAIVSLASAAEPTSRQVGQVVLEGVPAWGDAIRERMLQYINVRSAGLQSIAAGGKSVLITTRFGSTAQLHVVDMPLGMRRQISFFDEPIGRAFFIPGCGKSEIGFSKDVGGNEMSQFYVLDQQDGRHRLITDGKSRNDSPIVSKNGRWAAWSSTRRNGRDFDIYVSDLTIYYSISAPAAPEVVGPETDVEAASRKSGQTAAADSESRTFDMRAKLALQVEGSWYPREFSPDEAKILVEKYVSEKQSEFHVLDVASGQSAPLTPPTPPAFYGGGAWAPDGKALYFFSDKEGEFRKLYRLDFEYGTWKSITADIEWDVEEVAADPAGKGIAFIVNEDGVSKLYFADPWGNGRKTVDGLPKGVIGGLDFAEDGGVVGFTLNCSTSPADVYTATFPDGKLTRWTESEVGGLNRETFIDAELIRYPTFDQVDGKPRKISAFYYKARGAGPHAVVICPHGGPESQYTPTFSPSFQYWTSELGISVIAPNVRGSTGYGRSFHQLDNAVKREDSVKDIGALLDWIEKQPELDAKRVGIYGGSYGGYMVLASLVNYPKRFKAGVDYVGVADFITFLKNTAEYRRDLRREEYGDERVPEVRAVLEQISPLRRADKIEAALFVVHGANDPRVPLSEAQQIVAKMRAMGRPVWSCNALNEGHGFRKKENSDLLSVLLAHFWQEHLLE from the coding sequence ATGACGCTTCGCTCCCGCGTTTCGTCGATGTTCGTGATCGCCATCGTCTCGCTCGCTTCCGCCGCCGAGCCGACCAGCCGTCAGGTCGGGCAGGTTGTGCTCGAAGGCGTGCCGGCGTGGGGTGATGCCATTCGCGAGCGCATGCTGCAATACATCAACGTCCGCTCGGCCGGGTTGCAGAGCATCGCCGCCGGCGGAAAGTCGGTGCTGATCACCACGCGCTTCGGCAGCACGGCCCAACTTCACGTCGTGGACATGCCGCTGGGCATGCGGCGGCAGATCAGCTTTTTTGACGAGCCGATCGGCCGGGCTTTCTTCATTCCCGGTTGCGGCAAGTCGGAAATCGGATTCTCCAAGGACGTCGGCGGAAACGAAATGAGCCAGTTCTACGTTCTCGACCAGCAGGACGGCCGACACCGCCTAATCACCGACGGGAAGAGCCGTAACGACAGCCCGATCGTCTCGAAAAACGGGCGCTGGGCGGCGTGGAGCAGCACGCGCCGCAACGGACGTGACTTTGATATCTACGTCTCGGATCTCACGATCTACTATTCGATCTCCGCGCCCGCGGCGCCCGAAGTCGTCGGCCCCGAAACCGACGTCGAGGCGGCAAGTCGAAAGTCGGGCCAGACAGCAGCGGCGGACTCCGAATCACGAACGTTTGACATGCGAGCCAAGCTCGCACTCCAAGTCGAAGGCTCCTGGTATCCGCGCGAATTCAGCCCCGACGAGGCGAAGATTCTGGTAGAAAAATACGTCTCCGAGAAGCAGTCCGAGTTCCACGTCCTCGACGTCGCCTCCGGTCAGAGCGCCCCGCTCACGCCGCCGACGCCGCCGGCGTTCTATGGCGGCGGGGCATGGGCGCCCGACGGCAAGGCGCTTTACTTTTTCAGCGACAAGGAGGGCGAATTCCGCAAGCTCTACCGGCTCGATTTCGAGTATGGCACGTGGAAATCGATCACCGCCGACATCGAGTGGGACGTAGAAGAGGTCGCCGCCGACCCGGCCGGCAAGGGCATCGCGTTCATTGTCAACGAGGACGGCGTCTCGAAGCTCTACTTCGCAGACCCGTGGGGAAACGGGCGAAAGACTGTCGATGGTCTGCCGAAAGGCGTCATCGGCGGGCTGGATTTCGCCGAAGACGGCGGCGTGGTCGGCTTCACGCTGAACTGTTCAACCTCGCCGGCGGATGTGTACACGGCGACGTTCCCCGACGGCAAGCTGACGCGCTGGACCGAGAGCGAAGTCGGCGGACTCAACCGCGAGACGTTCATCGACGCCGAGTTGATTCGCTATCCGACGTTCGACCAGGTGGACGGAAAGCCGCGGAAGATCTCAGCCTTCTATTACAAAGCCCGCGGCGCCGGGCCGCACGCGGTCGTGATCTGCCCGCACGGCGGGCCAGAAAGCCAGTACACGCCCACGTTCTCGCCGTCATTTCAATACTGGACGTCCGAACTGGGAATCAGCGTGATCGCCCCGAACGTGCGCGGCTCGACCGGCTATGGCCGCTCGTTTCACCAGCTCGACAACGCGGTCAAACGCGAGGACAGTGTCAAGGACATTGGGGCGCTGCTGGACTGGATCGAGAAGCAGCCGGAGCTGGACGCGAAGCGCGTCGGCATCTACGGCGGTTCGTACGGCGGGTACATGGTGCTGGCGTCACTGGTCAATTACCCGAAGCGATTCAAGGCGGGCGTCGATTACGTCGGCGTCGCCGACTTCATCACATTCCTGAAGAACACGGCGGAGTACCGTCGCGACCTGCGGCGCGAGGAATACGGCGACGAGCGCGTGCCGGAGGTGCGGGCGGTGCTGGAGCAGATATCGCCGCTGCGCCGGGCGGACAAGATCGAGGCAGCGCTGTTCGTGGTGCACGGGGCGAATGACCCGCGCGTGCCGCTGAGCGAGGCGCAGCAGATCGTGGCGAAGATGCGCGCGATGGGCCGGCCGGTGTGGTCTTGCAATGCGCTGAATGAGGGGCACGGGTTTCGCAAAAAGGAGAACAGTGACCTGCTGAGCGTGCTGCTGGCTCATTTCTGGCAGGAGCATCTACTGGAATAG
- the hutH gene encoding Histidine ammonia-lyase, with protein MKPLDLELGVAPLDLELLDRALGRPLRVTLSPAGLQRVARGREWVDRLVSRGEAVYGINTGFGHLKSKRISPDQLDELQENLIVSHAVGVGPPTPREIVRWMLLFKTHQLLAGHSGVRPELVQTFANWLTEDALPVVPTRGSLGASGDLAPLAHMCLPLLGRGEMTLGESGALPVRTDELVAAGRVSPLRLAAKEGIALINGTQFMSAYAANIAVRARRLVDLADLICCMSLDGLQGTVRHADARLHAVRPHPGAQTVAANIRRLMQESEIRESHVHCDRVQDPYSLRCAPQVHGAIRDALTHFCEVVTREINSVTDNPILFGDDPSTPDGVDAISGGNFHGEPLALVLDYLAIALTELANIAERRVYLLLSGVDGLPILLMKDTGLNSGFMLPQYTAAALLNECKVLSTPASVDSIPTSLGQEDHVSMGATSALKCYEILDRVETVLAIEMMCAAQALDYRAPLKPGVGPRAALAIVRQKIAHAERDRQFGEDIRAALELLRGSTRLLAAARGTRRNAVPRMHDQRRTPS; from the coding sequence GTGAAGCCGCTGGATCTGGAACTGGGCGTGGCGCCGCTGGACCTCGAGCTGCTCGATCGCGCCCTCGGCCGTCCGCTGCGCGTCACGCTCAGCCCGGCCGGCCTGCAGCGCGTCGCCCGCGGGCGCGAGTGGGTCGACCGGCTGGTGTCGCGCGGCGAGGCCGTGTATGGCATCAACACGGGCTTTGGCCACTTGAAAAGCAAGCGAATCTCGCCCGACCAGCTCGACGAGCTTCAGGAGAATCTGATCGTCTCGCACGCCGTGGGCGTCGGTCCGCCGACGCCGCGCGAGATCGTCCGCTGGATGCTGCTGTTCAAGACGCACCAGCTTCTGGCGGGCCACAGCGGCGTGCGGCCGGAGCTGGTGCAGACGTTTGCGAACTGGCTGACCGAGGATGCGCTGCCGGTGGTTCCGACGCGCGGATCGCTCGGAGCCAGCGGCGACCTGGCGCCGTTGGCGCACATGTGCCTGCCGCTGCTGGGGCGCGGGGAGATGACCCTTGGCGAATCTGGCGCGCTGCCCGTGCGGACGGACGAGCTGGTCGCCGCCGGGCGAGTCTCGCCGCTTCGTCTGGCCGCCAAGGAAGGCATCGCGCTCATCAACGGCACGCAGTTCATGTCGGCGTACGCGGCGAATATTGCCGTGCGGGCCCGGCGTCTGGTGGACCTGGCCGACCTGATCTGCTGCATGTCGCTCGACGGACTTCAGGGCACGGTCCGCCACGCCGACGCGCGGCTGCACGCGGTCCGGCCGCATCCGGGGGCGCAGACGGTGGCGGCGAACATCCGCCGGCTGATGCAGGAGAGCGAGATTCGCGAGTCGCACGTGCATTGCGACCGCGTGCAGGACCCGTATTCGCTGCGCTGCGCGCCGCAGGTGCACGGCGCGATCCGCGACGCGCTGACGCACTTCTGCGAGGTTGTGACGCGCGAGATCAACAGCGTCACCGACAATCCGATTCTCTTCGGCGATGACCCGAGTACGCCCGACGGCGTCGACGCCATCAGCGGCGGGAATTTCCACGGCGAGCCGCTGGCGCTGGTGCTGGATTACCTGGCGATCGCGCTCACCGAGCTGGCGAACATCGCGGAGCGGCGCGTCTATCTGCTGCTGTCCGGCGTGGACGGACTGCCGATCCTGCTGATGAAAGACACCGGGCTGAACAGCGGGTTCATGCTGCCGCAATACACGGCGGCGGCGCTGCTGAACGAGTGCAAGGTGCTCTCGACGCCGGCGAGCGTGGATTCGATCCCCACGTCGCTGGGGCAGGAAGATCACGTGAGCATGGGGGCGACGTCCGCGCTGAAGTGCTACGAGATTCTCGACCGGGTCGAGACGGTGCTGGCGATTGAGATGATGTGCGCGGCGCAGGCGCTGGACTATCGCGCGCCGCTGAAGCCGGGCGTCGGCCCGCGGGCGGCGCTGGCGATTGTTCGCCAGAAGATCGCGCACGCGGAGCGCGACCGGCAGTTTGGCGAGGATATTCGGGCGGCGCTGGAGCTGCTGCGGGGGAGCACGCGGTTGCTGGCGGCGGCGAGAGGCACGAGGCGAAACGCGGTTCCCCGTATGCATGACCAGAGGAGGACGCCGAGCTGA
- the ytpA gene encoding Phospholipase YtpA gives MRPPLIPPQPLTLEMSDGYRVFARYWPAPSPRAAILYLHGIQSHGGWFEWSASVLASCGCTVLLPDRRGSGRNDAARGDVPNRQRWLDDVAEQLAWIDSHTRAPREIVGVSWGGKLACSYAARNPRAAGRLLLISPGVFPRVDLPTFAKFAIAVSLFTAPDREFEIPLNDPALFTRNPAGHDFISRDTLKLQRVTARFLYQSRLLDRRLWRGGDGPISQHVTALFSKSDPIIRTQETAAWLRRTCTQTPDVTEFTDSGHTPEFDADAERFDRLLREWAIGIPAGASPGTG, from the coding sequence ATGCGCCCCCCACTCATCCCCCCGCAGCCGCTCACGCTCGAAATGTCCGACGGCTACCGCGTTTTCGCCCGCTACTGGCCGGCGCCGTCGCCGCGAGCCGCGATTCTCTACCTGCACGGCATCCAGTCTCATGGCGGTTGGTTCGAGTGGTCTGCTTCGGTGCTGGCGTCGTGCGGTTGCACCGTGTTGCTGCCCGATCGCCGCGGGAGCGGACGCAACGACGCCGCCCGTGGCGACGTTCCGAATCGGCAGCGCTGGCTGGATGACGTCGCGGAGCAACTCGCCTGGATCGACTCCCATACGCGCGCTCCGCGGGAGATTGTCGGTGTCAGTTGGGGCGGCAAGCTGGCCTGTTCCTACGCCGCCCGGAACCCGCGCGCTGCCGGAAGACTCCTGTTGATCTCTCCCGGCGTTTTCCCGCGCGTCGACCTCCCGACGTTTGCGAAGTTCGCCATCGCAGTCTCGCTCTTCACCGCGCCCGACCGGGAATTCGAGATTCCGCTGAACGACCCGGCGCTTTTCACGAGGAACCCGGCCGGTCACGATTTTATCAGCCGTGACACTCTGAAACTGCAACGCGTGACCGCCCGGTTCCTCTACCAGTCGCGGTTGCTCGATCGCCGACTCTGGCGCGGCGGCGACGGCCCGATCTCGCAGCACGTCACGGCCCTTTTTTCGAAATCGGATCCGATTATCCGGACTCAGGAAACCGCAGCCTGGCTACGCCGCACATGCACACAAACACCTGACGTTACTGAGTTTACAGATTCTGGTCACACGCCGGAATTCGACGCCGATGCGGAGCGGTTCGATCGCCTTCTGCGGGAATGGGCAATCGGAATTCCGGCAGGAGCGAGTCCCGGTACTGGTTGA